The following proteins are encoded in a genomic region of Mycolicibacterium rutilum:
- a CDS encoding metal-dependent hydrolase, producing MPEVALHHDGYPKYRRMVRFDWSQTPIHWVPGDPFATHMMNVLHLLLPEGERHFIKAVLEASSLVDDPELESAIKPFIQQESWHAWAHQVVLDHLAEQGIDTRPYTDRLGRTLSKTLGDPPRFFPPPLKRWWLYRRLADVAALEHFTAVLGQWVLQNRGLDYARTDPAMLDLLRWHGAEEVEHRSLVFDVYQHVCGNYFIRAFSMLMTAPLFVGWWIAGARYLMANDPTIDQKWSFAEWRRAAREYKLPGPWNFLVTVPLRYMRPSHHPSEEANTQMAIDYLEFSPAARDARERAAAHGKRGGSPMTAGMTDTQAAAERAEAR from the coding sequence ATGCCAGAGGTCGCACTCCACCACGACGGCTACCCGAAGTATCGGCGCATGGTGCGTTTCGACTGGTCACAGACGCCGATCCACTGGGTCCCCGGCGATCCATTCGCCACCCACATGATGAACGTGCTCCATCTGCTTCTGCCCGAGGGAGAACGCCACTTCATCAAAGCGGTCCTCGAGGCGTCGTCACTGGTCGACGACCCGGAGTTGGAGTCGGCGATCAAGCCGTTCATCCAGCAGGAGTCCTGGCACGCGTGGGCGCACCAGGTGGTACTTGATCACCTGGCCGAGCAGGGCATCGACACCAGGCCGTACACCGACCGCCTCGGCAGAACGCTGTCCAAAACGCTGGGCGATCCGCCGAGATTTTTTCCGCCGCCGCTGAAGCGGTGGTGGCTCTACCGTCGACTGGCCGACGTCGCCGCATTGGAGCACTTCACCGCGGTACTCGGACAGTGGGTGCTGCAGAACCGCGGGCTGGACTACGCCCGCACCGACCCCGCCATGCTCGATCTTCTGCGCTGGCACGGCGCCGAGGAGGTCGAGCACCGCTCGTTGGTGTTCGACGTCTACCAGCACGTCTGCGGGAACTACTTCATCCGGGCGTTCTCCATGCTGATGACCGCGCCGCTGTTCGTCGGCTGGTGGATCGCCGGGGCGCGCTACCTGATGGCCAACGACCCGACCATCGACCAGAAATGGAGCTTCGCCGAGTGGCGCCGCGCGGCCCGCGAGTACAAGCTGCCCGGCCCGTGGAATTTCCTCGTGACGGTGCCGCTGCGGTACATGCGACCGAGCCACCACCCGAGCGAGGAAGCGAACACCCAGATGGCGATCGACTACCTGGAGTTCTCGCCCGCGGCCCGCGACGCCCGCGAGCGCGCCGCTGCCCACGGCAAGCGTGGCGGGTCCCCGATGACCGCGGGAATGACGGATACACAGGCAGCGGCGGAAAGGGCTGAGGCGCGATGA
- a CDS encoding ferredoxin, whose translation MKVAVDLDTCDGNGVCMSICHEVFDVREDGLHVLDDAPREELREQLIGAEVSCPTQAITIKD comes from the coding sequence ATGAAGGTGGCGGTCGATCTTGATACTTGTGACGGCAACGGCGTCTGCATGAGCATCTGCCACGAGGTGTTCGATGTCCGCGAGGACGGCCTGCACGTGCTTGACGACGCGCCCCGCGAGGAACTGCGCGAGCAACTGATAGGTGCCGAGGTGTCCTGCCCGACCCAGGCCATCACGATCAAGGACTGA
- a CDS encoding NAD(P)/FAD-dependent oxidoreductase, with translation MVGAGIAGIRAAETLRQEGFDGELTIVGDERHAPYHRPPLSKKLLTGEVHRAGVDIAPQFDLDARVWRSASAVSLDATARTVHLRDDGRDLSLRFDGLVIATGASAREWPGGPVPDGVMMLRTVDDCLAIRDRLAARPRVVVVGGGFIGAEVAASCRSRGLDVALVQRASSPLLSVLGEELAPRWADLHREHGVDVRVGVGVDSFIGGRHVAGVRLTDGTHLAADLVVIGLGVTPATDWLRGSGLRTDDGVLCDATGAAEGAEGIVAAGDVATWWHPLYERHLRIEHWDHAASQGEAAARTLLAGPGNAAAYDEVPYFWSDQYEVKLQMLGVPIDYDAVEVVEGDVAGWEFVAAYGRGGRTTAVLATIPGRVHAYRDAISGGAAFPPAPAVSSASVSV, from the coding sequence GTGGTCGGGGCCGGCATCGCCGGAATCAGGGCAGCCGAGACCCTGCGGCAGGAAGGCTTCGACGGTGAGCTGACGATCGTCGGAGACGAACGCCATGCGCCGTATCATCGGCCGCCGCTGTCGAAGAAGCTCCTGACCGGCGAGGTGCATCGGGCCGGCGTCGACATTGCGCCACAGTTCGACCTCGACGCCCGAGTGTGGCGCAGCGCGTCCGCCGTCAGTTTGGACGCGACGGCACGCACCGTCCATCTCCGAGACGACGGCCGAGATCTGTCGCTGCGGTTTGATGGGCTGGTGATCGCCACCGGCGCATCGGCTCGCGAATGGCCGGGAGGCCCAGTGCCCGACGGTGTGATGATGCTGCGCACGGTCGACGACTGCCTCGCCATCCGGGACCGCCTCGCTGCGCGCCCTCGCGTCGTGGTCGTCGGCGGCGGGTTCATCGGCGCCGAAGTCGCCGCCAGCTGCCGGTCGCGCGGCCTCGACGTCGCCCTCGTCCAGAGGGCGTCCAGCCCGCTGCTTTCCGTGCTCGGTGAGGAACTGGCGCCGCGGTGGGCGGATCTGCACCGCGAACACGGTGTCGATGTCAGGGTCGGTGTCGGAGTCGACTCCTTCATCGGTGGCCGGCACGTGGCGGGGGTGCGCCTGACCGATGGCACCCACCTCGCGGCCGATCTCGTCGTGATCGGGCTTGGCGTGACCCCGGCGACTGACTGGCTGCGTGGTTCGGGATTGCGTACCGACGACGGCGTGCTGTGCGACGCCACCGGGGCGGCCGAAGGCGCCGAGGGCATTGTCGCCGCAGGTGATGTCGCAACGTGGTGGCATCCCCTGTACGAGCGTCACCTGCGGATCGAGCACTGGGACCACGCAGCGAGCCAGGGTGAAGCGGCGGCACGCACGCTGCTGGCCGGCCCCGGAAACGCCGCTGCCTATGACGAAGTGCCCTATTTCTGGTCCGACCAGTACGAGGTGAAACTTCAGATGCTGGGCGTGCCAATTGATTACGATGCAGTCGAAGTCGTCGAAGGAGATGTCGCAGGCTGGGAGTTCGTCGCCGCATACGGGCGTGGCGGCCGCACGACCGCCGTCCTGGCGACCATTCCAGGACGGGTGCACGCCTACCGCGACGCGATCAGCGGCGGAGCCGCGTTTCCGCCGGCGCCGGCTGTTTCAAGTGCATCGGTCAGCGTCTAG
- a CDS encoding 2-hydroxyacid dehydrogenase: MSARQVLQVGPLKPSLAQTLKDTYDAFVLPDGEERSAFLTEHGPEIRAVVTSGRTGVDAALMAALPNLGAVVNFGVGYDTTDVDEAARRGVVVSNTPDVLTDCVADTAVGLMIDTMRQFAAADRYVRAGQWSASGNFPLTRQVSNRRVGIIGLGRIGSAIAKRLSAFGCTIAYHNRRRVEGSPYTYYGSPVELAAVEVLIVAAAGGAATAKLVNREVLEALGPDGYLVNIARGSVVDEEALVAALRDGRLAGAGLDVFADEPNVPAELLAMDNVVVLPHVGSGTVETRAAMEELTLRNLESYLATGALVTPVPTHAIARR, from the coding sequence ATGAGTGCTCGACAGGTGTTGCAGGTCGGTCCGTTGAAGCCGTCGTTGGCGCAGACGCTGAAGGACACGTACGACGCGTTCGTGCTGCCGGACGGTGAGGAGCGCTCGGCGTTCCTCACCGAGCATGGGCCGGAGATCCGCGCGGTGGTGACGTCGGGGCGCACGGGGGTCGACGCGGCGTTGATGGCGGCGCTGCCGAACCTGGGCGCGGTGGTGAACTTCGGGGTCGGGTACGACACGACCGATGTCGATGAGGCAGCGCGGCGCGGCGTGGTGGTGAGCAATACGCCGGATGTGTTGACCGACTGCGTAGCGGATACCGCGGTCGGGTTGATGATCGACACGATGCGGCAGTTCGCGGCGGCGGACCGGTACGTGCGTGCGGGCCAGTGGTCGGCGTCGGGGAACTTCCCGTTGACGCGGCAGGTGAGCAATCGGCGGGTGGGGATCATCGGGCTGGGTCGGATTGGCTCGGCGATTGCGAAGCGGCTGAGCGCTTTTGGCTGCACGATCGCGTATCACAACCGCCGACGGGTTGAGGGCTCGCCGTATACGTATTACGGGTCGCCGGTGGAGTTGGCGGCGGTGGAGGTGTTGATCGTGGCGGCAGCCGGGGGCGCGGCGACGGCGAAGCTGGTGAACCGAGAGGTGCTCGAGGCGCTGGGGCCGGACGGCTATCTGGTGAACATCGCGCGGGGGAGCGTGGTGGACGAGGAGGCGTTGGTGGCGGCGCTGCGCGACGGCCGCCTGGCGGGTGCGGGGCTCGACGTGTTCGCGGACGAGCCGAACGTGCCGGCCGAGTTGCTGGCGATGGACAACGTGGTGGTGCTGCCGCACGTCGGCAGCGGGACGGTCGAGACGCGCGCGGCGATGGAGGAACTGACGCTGCGAAACCTCGAAAGTTACTTGGCGACGGGCGCTTTGGTGACGCCGGTGCCGACGCATGCGATCGCTAGACGCTGA
- a CDS encoding ABC transporter substrate-binding protein: MSPRPTRRHAALALVLAGSVVASGCTVANSGHGGYDPDTLRIVLAQEPPTLEPCESSLTSTGIVVRSNITEPLIERDPNSGDLQPLLATEWRQTSPNQWQFTVRDGVTFSNGVPFTAKDAAYSIDRAVNSDLNCNVDGYVFGDEKLELQTPDDTTLIVGTQTPDPILPLRISFVEIVPTGTSMTEKVREPVGTGPYAIEDWEYGQKLRLARNATYWGDKPAFAKAEYQWRSEGSVRAAMITNDETDIAVSLGPEDGAEELGVPFQNNETTALRMQATEPPLDDLRVRQAINYAVNREGIVKALFRGLGDPASQLIPSGVVGYNADLPLWPHDTDKAKQLVAEAKADGVPVDRQIRLIGRTAQFPKISETIEVLQSEFTEIGLNVKIEMMDTSNQLEYQLRPFPDNTGPYLLMIMHGNQAGDAAFTMDQYMLSDGPQAAYGTPEFDAKIRAAEELTGRQRQDAFAQLFADEPQEIQQMAYIAHMKGILGKSPRVDYTPNSATGDEMRLSEMTPAGGGATPTVAQ, from the coding sequence ATGAGCCCACGCCCGACGCGGCGCCACGCAGCGCTGGCCCTCGTCCTCGCCGGCTCCGTCGTCGCCAGCGGCTGCACGGTCGCCAACTCCGGCCACGGCGGCTACGACCCCGACACCCTGCGCATCGTCCTGGCTCAGGAGCCGCCGACCCTCGAGCCCTGCGAGAGCTCGCTGACGTCGACCGGCATCGTCGTGCGCTCCAACATCACCGAACCGCTCATCGAGCGCGACCCCAACTCCGGCGACCTGCAACCGCTGCTCGCCACCGAATGGCGCCAGACCTCCCCCAACCAGTGGCAGTTCACGGTTCGCGACGGCGTCACGTTCTCGAACGGTGTCCCGTTCACCGCGAAAGACGCCGCCTACTCCATCGACCGCGCCGTCAACTCCGACCTCAACTGCAACGTCGACGGCTACGTCTTCGGCGACGAGAAGCTCGAGCTGCAGACCCCCGACGACACCACCCTCATCGTCGGCACGCAGACCCCGGACCCGATTCTGCCGCTGCGCATCTCGTTCGTCGAAATCGTTCCCACCGGCACGTCGATGACCGAGAAGGTCCGCGAGCCCGTCGGCACCGGCCCGTATGCGATCGAGGACTGGGAGTACGGCCAGAAGCTGCGGCTGGCCCGCAACGCCACCTACTGGGGCGACAAGCCCGCCTTCGCCAAGGCCGAATACCAGTGGCGCAGCGAGGGCAGCGTGCGCGCGGCGATGATCACCAACGACGAGACCGACATCGCCGTCAGCCTCGGGCCCGAGGACGGCGCCGAGGAGCTCGGTGTCCCGTTCCAGAACAACGAGACCACCGCGCTGCGCATGCAGGCCACCGAGCCCCCGCTCGACGATCTGCGCGTGCGCCAGGCCATCAACTACGCCGTCAACCGCGAGGGCATCGTCAAGGCGCTGTTCCGTGGCCTCGGTGACCCTGCGTCGCAACTGATCCCGTCCGGCGTCGTCGGCTACAACGCCGACCTGCCGCTGTGGCCGCACGACACCGACAAGGCCAAGCAGCTCGTCGCCGAGGCCAAGGCCGACGGTGTCCCGGTCGACCGGCAGATCCGCCTGATCGGGCGCACCGCCCAGTTCCCGAAGATCAGCGAGACCATCGAGGTGCTGCAGAGCGAGTTCACCGAGATCGGCCTCAACGTCAAGATCGAGATGATGGACACCTCCAACCAACTCGAGTACCAGCTGCGGCCGTTCCCGGACAACACCGGTCCGTACCTGCTGATGATCATGCACGGCAACCAGGCCGGTGACGCCGCGTTCACGATGGATCAGTACATGCTCTCCGACGGCCCCCAAGCCGCCTACGGCACACCGGAATTCGACGCCAAGATCCGCGCCGCCGAGGAACTCACCGGCCGGCAGCGCCAGGACGCGTTCGCTCAGCTCTTCGCCGACGAGCCGCAGGAGATCCAGCAGATGGCCTACATTGCGCACATGAAAGGCATCCTCGGCAAGTCGCCGCGCGTCGATTACACGCCCAACTCCGCCACCGGCGACGAGATGCGGCTCTCCGAGATGACCCCCGCCGGCGGCGGCGCCACCCCGACGGTCGCGCAGTAG
- a CDS encoding ABC transporter permease produces MFSFVRRRMYTSALPLIVVLLGVFLLARLTGDPTNLYLPESATPEQREAFAAANGFNDPLWTQLADYFSGVLHLDFGTSLRTGESASSMALRAFPATLQLALTTMLFAIVAAVVIGCWAAYRPNSLADRFSSLLSMTAASIPDFWFAITGVWLFAVLLGVLPTSGVDNGVLSWILPIATLMIRPLGVLTQVVRGAMVSALSAPYVRLARSKGAGDFRVVSHHALRNAAAPALTVAGDLAVGLINGAVVVEAIFGWPGIGKLMIDAILQRDFAVLQAAVLLTAVSIFLLNIIIDACYALLDARVREPVMA; encoded by the coding sequence ATGTTCTCGTTCGTCCGGCGCCGGATGTACACCAGCGCACTGCCGTTGATCGTCGTGCTGCTCGGCGTGTTCCTGCTCGCCCGCCTCACCGGCGACCCCACCAACCTCTACCTGCCCGAGTCCGCCACCCCCGAACAGCGCGAGGCCTTCGCCGCCGCCAACGGGTTCAACGACCCGCTGTGGACCCAGCTCGCCGACTACTTCTCCGGCGTGCTGCACCTCGACTTCGGCACCTCGCTGCGCACCGGCGAGTCCGCCTCGTCGATGGCGCTCAGAGCGTTTCCCGCCACGCTGCAACTCGCGCTGACCACAATGCTTTTCGCGATCGTCGCCGCCGTCGTGATCGGCTGCTGGGCCGCCTACCGGCCCAACTCGCTGGCCGACCGGTTCTCCAGCCTGCTGTCGATGACCGCGGCGTCCATCCCCGACTTCTGGTTCGCCATCACCGGTGTGTGGCTGTTCGCCGTGCTGCTCGGGGTGCTGCCCACCTCCGGCGTCGACAACGGCGTGCTGTCGTGGATCCTGCCGATCGCCACGCTGATGATCCGCCCGCTCGGCGTGCTCACCCAGGTGGTGCGCGGCGCCATGGTGTCCGCGCTGTCCGCGCCGTATGTGCGGCTCGCGCGGAGCAAGGGCGCCGGCGACTTCCGCGTCGTCAGCCACCACGCGCTGCGCAACGCCGCCGCGCCCGCGCTGACCGTCGCCGGCGACCTGGCGGTCGGCCTGATCAACGGCGCGGTCGTCGTCGAGGCCATCTTCGGGTGGCCCGGCATCGGCAAGCTGATGATCGACGCGATCCTGCAGCGCGACTTCGCCGTCCTGCAGGCCGCGGTGCTGCTCACCGCCGTGAGCATCTTCCTGCTCAACATCATCATCGACGCCTGCTACGCCCTGCTCGACGCCCGCGTCCGCGAACCGGTCATGGCCTGA
- a CDS encoding ABC transporter permease — protein MSTQIDQIPVKPTTAIVGEPTKQRATSKWFRLLVNDRVATAAAVVLGFVFLTAFFGPLLMGDLATRIDLDNSNQAPFTLSHGWANILGTDPLGRSMLARLVVACQTTLSVAIPAVVISAVVGSAIGMWAGYHRGWRETLAMRVADVIMSFPSLLLAVVVLYVFSPSAANIVLVLAITRIPVYLRTARAESAELQSRLFVDAARTFGASAQSIIWRHVVPIVLPTLLTVATLDFCYVMLAESSLSFLGIGIQPPDVSWGLMVAQGRTYLHTAWWLSFFPGLAIVITTVAATILAAWARIATDPAQRWRLTVPQKRLAKFTKTGKAL, from the coding sequence ATGAGCACCCAGATCGACCAGATCCCCGTCAAGCCGACCACCGCGATCGTCGGCGAACCCACCAAGCAGCGAGCCACGAGCAAGTGGTTCCGACTGCTCGTCAACGACCGCGTCGCCACCGCAGCCGCCGTCGTGCTCGGATTCGTCTTCCTCACCGCCTTTTTCGGGCCGCTGCTGATGGGCGACCTGGCGACCCGCATCGACCTCGACAACTCCAACCAGGCGCCGTTCACGCTGTCCCACGGCTGGGCCAACATCCTGGGCACCGACCCGCTGGGCCGCAGCATGCTGGCCCGCCTCGTCGTCGCGTGCCAGACCACGCTGTCGGTCGCCATCCCCGCGGTGGTGATCTCGGCGGTCGTCGGGTCGGCGATCGGCATGTGGGCCGGCTATCACCGCGGCTGGCGCGAGACGCTGGCCATGCGCGTCGCCGACGTCATCATGAGCTTCCCGTCGCTGCTGCTCGCGGTCGTCGTGCTCTACGTGTTCTCCCCCAGCGCCGCGAACATCGTTCTGGTGCTGGCGATCACCCGCATCCCGGTGTACCTGCGCACCGCCCGCGCCGAGTCCGCCGAGCTGCAGAGCCGGCTGTTCGTCGACGCCGCCCGCACGTTCGGCGCGTCGGCGCAGTCGATCATCTGGCGCCACGTGGTGCCGATCGTGCTGCCCACCCTGCTGACCGTCGCGACGCTCGACTTCTGCTACGTGATGCTCGCCGAGAGCTCGCTGAGCTTCCTGGGCATCGGCATCCAGCCGCCCGACGTCAGCTGGGGCCTGATGGTCGCCCAGGGCCGCACCTACCTGCACACCGCGTGGTGGTTGTCGTTCTTCCCCGGCCTGGCCATCGTCATCACCACCGTCGCGGCGACGATCCTGGCGGCCTGGGCCCGCATCGCCACCGATCCCGCCCAGCGGTGGCGGCTGACCGTTCCGCAGAAGCGGTTGGCCAAATTCACCAAGACCGGAAAGGCGCTGTGA
- a CDS encoding ABC transporter ATP-binding protein, which produces MTTVVEAPPVLDVAGMSVEIRTISGTVRAVNDVSFQARRGETLALLGESGCGKSMTATALVGLLEPVADVVEGSATLGDVDLFRVDDKKRRAMAGTELAIVFQDALTALNPLYTVGTQLAEPFRIHHGMNAKDAKRKAVELMARVGIPQPESRLGAYPHQFSGGMRQRLLIAMAVALNPSVLIADEPTTALDVTVQAQIMALLRDLRTEYDMAVVLITHDLALVAEEADRVAVMYAGNIVETGPVSAVFANPRHPYTKGLLNSVPVTAHRGDELKSIGGAPPDLHAIPDGCVYQDRCPLAREICATTRPTLTTVTPGRAAACHFPEEVVNV; this is translated from the coding sequence ATGACTACAGTCGTAGAAGCCCCGCCGGTGCTCGACGTCGCCGGTATGAGCGTGGAGATCCGCACCATCAGCGGCACCGTGCGCGCCGTCAACGACGTCAGCTTCCAGGCGCGGCGCGGCGAAACCCTCGCGCTGCTCGGCGAATCCGGCTGCGGCAAGTCGATGACCGCCACCGCGCTCGTCGGCCTGCTCGAACCGGTCGCCGACGTCGTCGAGGGCTCGGCCACACTCGGGGACGTCGACCTGTTCCGCGTCGACGACAAGAAGCGCCGCGCGATGGCCGGCACCGAACTCGCCATCGTCTTCCAGGACGCGCTCACCGCGCTCAACCCGCTCTACACCGTCGGCACCCAACTCGCCGAACCGTTCCGCATCCACCACGGCATGAACGCCAAGGACGCCAAACGCAAAGCCGTCGAACTGATGGCCCGCGTCGGCATCCCGCAGCCCGAGTCGCGGCTGGGCGCCTACCCGCACCAGTTCTCCGGCGGCATGCGGCAACGCCTGCTCATCGCGATGGCCGTCGCGCTCAACCCCAGCGTGCTGATCGCCGACGAACCGACCACCGCGCTCGACGTCACGGTTCAGGCGCAGATCATGGCGCTGCTGCGCGACCTGCGCACCGAATACGACATGGCCGTCGTGCTGATCACCCACGACCTCGCTCTGGTCGCCGAGGAGGCCGACCGCGTCGCGGTGATGTATGCGGGCAACATCGTCGAAACCGGCCCGGTGTCCGCGGTTTTCGCCAACCCCCGGCATCCCTACACCAAGGGGCTGCTGAACTCGGTGCCGGTGACCGCGCACCGCGGCGACGAGCTCAAGTCGATCGGCGGTGCGCCGCCGGACCTGCACGCGATCCCCGACGGTTGCGTGTACCAGGACCGCTGCCCGCTGGCGCGGGAGATCTGCGCGACGACGCGGCCGACGCTCACCACCGTGACGCCCGGCCGCGCGGCAGCCTGCCACTTCCCCGAGGAGGTAGTGAATGTCTGA